From Acidianus brierleyi:
CTATAGATTATGGTTACTTATCTCCAGTATTATCGTCAATTAGAAAGTTACCTTCTGCTATAATAAAAATAAAGAACGAGAATGAGATAAAAATACTAATGGATATAATTAACGAGTATCATTTTCCAATAATCGTAAGAGGAGCAGGTAGTAACACGTTAGGTGAAACAATTCCTATAAAGGAAAATACTATTGTAGTAGATATTACTAAGTTTAAGGGGTTTGAAAGGAGAGGGGGCTATTTAATAACTAAAGCTGGTAGTGAGTTTAACGATGTTGGTATAGAGGACTTACCTACTGTTCCCACAAGTTATTACATGGCTACAATCGGTGGTTACGTAGCAGGCGGATCTTTAGGCTTTGGATCTTTAAGAAATGGCGCAGTTTGGGATAATGTTGAAGAAGTCGAAGTTTATACTCCTAAGGGTTTTTTCTCTCTTGAAGGTGAGGAAGTATATTCAATAGTACAATCTGCTGGAACTACTGGAATTATAAGTAAAATAAAAATGAGAATCGTAAAAAGGCCAGGAAAAGTTAGAGTAATAAGGAAATCGTTCAACTATTTGACCGATGCATTAAGTTTTTCATTAAAAATACTTGACGATGCAGAATTTATTAGTATAAGGAATAAGCCTATGGCTGAGTTAATTGAGCCTGGGAAAAATTGGGAGAAGTGGAACGTTATAGCGGGAATTTACGGTGAAGGCGAGGAAGTTTCGCTAAAGGACGTTGTAACTACCTTTGCTGGAACATATTTTACTGCAGTAAACAAAACTAAGGTTAATTATAATTCTCTAGACATACCTTTAGAAAAACTAAATTACGTTGATAATATAAGGGCTATGATATCTTGTGAATTATCTAGATCTAGGAAAAAATTATTTTCACATACTTACTTTTTGGACTATGATAAGTTACCA
This genomic window contains:
- a CDS encoding FAD-binding oxidoreductase, producing MVKVEKILSQYFEVYSDEENLEKYSIDYGYLSPVLSSIRKLPSAIIKIKNENEIKILMDIINEYHFPIIVRGAGSNTLGETIPIKENTIVVDITKFKGFERRGGYLITKAGSEFNDVGIEDLPTVPTSYYMATIGGYVAGGSLGFGSLRNGAVWDNVEEVEVYTPKGFFSLEGEEVYSIVQSAGTTGIISKIKMRIVKRPGKVRVIRKSFNYLTDALSFSLKILDDAEFISIRNKPMAELIEPGKNWEKWNVIAGIYGEGEEVSLKDVVTTFAGTYFTAVNKTKVNYNSLDIPLEKLNYVDNIRAMISCELSRSRKKLFSHTYFLDYDKLPEIEGYNFNLHSYKVNDRVEVDRLKKMIEFKEKVDEEDLLNPGKLVFK